A window from Leguminivora glycinivorella isolate SPB_JAAS2020 chromosome 16, LegGlyc_1.1, whole genome shotgun sequence encodes these proteins:
- the LOC125234707 gene encoding chaoptin-like: MEPSKLVYTAAGFLVLVTLGSCHCPATSTRVLGNCSFQYICYHDVSKAHVPLECQATNKSVDIKVILRNPTFNENTTSDAAFIRSITSFQAIGPWPFDNLTFVKHMVSLKELNLAGNNIERIMGYPLYYLYELEKVDLSRNRLSHIDTLFLQPQPRKLKTVTLAHNIIEGIPIDAFDKVTSLEELDLSHNVIRDLDSSSFGSLFRLKQLNLAFNEIDNIPDGIFVNVTSLEELDLSNNSISKLNNNTFSSLSGLKVLKLANNKIIDLDGALNSLKFLKHLYLGGNQIQNIDMQSLKMVDDLETFDVSGNNLENIASDMLARHWHYSDINSKCRIILSNNNLVSLPNATSETLIRRLEEEKNNRSLNHIQTKLDLSKNYITNIEFYAFRYILYLTSLDLSQNRLTDFVVHAEDLKHVKWLNLSNNYIRNLNYESFLLMDHIENLDLSFNQLENVPDPNFLSIKSMPMYVNMSVNNLVNVNNLRIKFHNKGGVLDLSNNSLSVVNIPQGETLRLLMLVLRSNNIEDPSLVDLRQQDELKILDMSKNYIKDLTEASLHLPPSLEYLDLTYNEISNMTPSVFKDLGDLRTLRLSHNFLNRIEYGAFQSLNNLKDLDLSYNDIQILDSKVFTDLKSLQVLSVRHNGMYYLDYKSWVGHKYVIRVNLDGNSFDCQWLAAAISDFSNGISMIEPAATEPVEFGNNLKGISCVQDAPGNYMEGLDADRTLLVMTSKILEAIREQNRIIKAQLRFHPGLEHTSSCGNEVK, from the exons ATGGAACCCAGTAAATTAG TTTACACCGCGGCTGGCTTCCTGGTGTTAGTGACGCTCGGAAGCTGCCACTGCCCAGCCACCAGCACGCGAGTCCTCGGCAACTGCTCCTTCCAGTACATCTGCTACCATGACGTCTCCAAGGCCCACGTGCCCCTCGAGTGCCAAGCCACCAACAAATCTGTCGACATCAAAGTCATCCTGCGCAACCCTACCTTCAACGAAAACACCACTAGCGACGCGGCCTTCATACGATCCATCACCTCCTTCCAAGCAATCGGGCCGTGGCCTTTCGACAATCTCACCTTCGTCAAACATATGGTCTCTTTAAAGGAGTTAAACCTCGCGGGTAACAACATTGAACGTATCATGGGCTACCCTTTATACTACCTTTACGAATTGGAGAAAGTAGATTTGTCACGCAACCGATTGTCACATATCGACACTTTGTTTTTGCAACCGCAACCGAGAAAACTCAAAACAGTCACACTGGCTCATAATATTATCGAAGGTATACCAATAGATGCCTTCGATAAAGTGACATCCTTAGAAGAATTGGATCTTTCTCATAATGTCATTAGAGATTTAGATAGTAGCAGTTTCGGTAGTCTATTCCGACTCAAACAGCTAAATCTTGCTTTTAATGAAATCGATAATATTCCTGACGGTATTTTCGTCAATGTCACATCCTTAGAAGAGTTAGATCTTTCGAATAACTCTATAAgtaaattaaacaataatacCTTCAGCAGTTTGTCTGGGCTCAAAGTCTTAAAGCTGgccaacaataaaattattgatttAGACGGCGCTTTAAATAGTTTGAAATTCTTAAAACATCTTTATCTCGGTGGAAATCAGATTCAGAATATTGACATGCAGTCACTTAAAATGGTTGACGATTTAGAAACGTTCGATGTTTCTGGTAATAATCTCGAAAATATAGCTTCAGATATGCTCGCGCGCCACTGGCATTATTCTGACATCAATTCAAAATGCAGAATTATACTTTCAAATAACAATTTAGTGTCTCTGCCAAATGCAACTTCTGAGACTTTAATTAGACGTTTAGAAGAAGAAAAGAACAATAGAAGTCTAAATCATATTCAAACTAAACTCGATCTATCCAAAAATTACATAACGAACATCGAATTTTATGCTTTTCGATACATTTTGTATCTTACATCTTTGGATCTTTCACAAAATAGGCTAACCGATTTTGTCGTTCATGCGGAAGACTTAAAACATGTCAAATGGCTGAATCTCAGCAATAATTACATAAGAAATCTTAACTATGAATCATTTTTATTAATGGACCATATAGAAAACTTAGATCTGTCTTTCAATCAATTGGAAAATGTGCCCGATCCTAACTTTTTAAGCATAAAAAGCATGCCGATGTACGTCAATATGTCCGTGAATAATTtagtaaatgtaaataatttaagaataaaatttcaTAATAAAGGAGGAGTGTTAGATCTCTCGAACAACTCGCTTTCGGTCGTAAATATTCCACAAGGGGAGACACTTCGCTTGTTGATGTTAGTTTTGCGTTCAAACAATATAGAAGATCCTTCTTTAGTCGACCTAAGGCAACAAGACGAGCTGAAAATTCTTGATATGAGCAAAAACTATATCAAGGACTTGACTGAGGCGTCGCTCCATTTGCCTCCTAGCCTCGAGTATTTAGATTTGACATACAACGAGATATCGAACATGACTCCTTCTGTTTTTAAAGACCTCGGCGACTTGAGGACTCTCCGGCTGTCTCACAATTTTTTAAATCGTATTGAGTACGGCGCATTCCAGAGTCTAAACAATCTAAAAGATTTGGATTTGTCGTATAATGATATACAGATTCTGGATTCCAAGGTATTTACAGACTTAAAATCGCTTCAAGTGTTGTCGGTGCGCCACAATGGGATGTATTATCTTGATTACAAAAGTTGGGTTGGGCACAAGTACGTTATCAGGGTGAATCTGGACGGGAATAGTTTCGATTGCCAATGGTTGGCCGCGGCGATTAGTGACTTTAGCAATGGGATCTCGATGATAGAGCCCGCGGCGACAGAGCCGGTAGAGTTCGGGAACAACTTGAAAGGCATCTCTTGCGTGCAGGATGCTCCGGGTAACTATATGGAGGGGTTGGACGCTGACAGGACTCTGCTGGTGATGACTTCTAAGATACTCGAGGCCATTAGGGAACAGAATAGGATAATTAAGGCGCAACTGCGTTTCCATCCCGGTTTAGAGCACACAAGTTCGTGTGGTAACGAAGTCAAATAG